One genomic window of Brevundimonas vesicularis includes the following:
- a CDS encoding helix-turn-helix domain-containing protein: protein MSDYEKRLDVAIGKAITDRREAVGMTQRRLGEAMGVTFQQVQKYEIGKNRVAASKLVLAAKALRCDVAELVGEEREDLPGTARLIRAWSKLNAHQRDAVTSMIEAFE, encoded by the coding sequence ATGAGCGACTATGAAAAGCGACTGGACGTCGCCATTGGCAAAGCGATTACCGATCGCCGTGAAGCTGTTGGAATGACGCAGCGCCGTTTGGGCGAAGCGATGGGGGTGACGTTCCAGCAAGTTCAGAAATACGAGATTGGTAAAAACCGCGTCGCCGCATCGAAGCTCGTACTCGCAGCGAAAGCGTTGCGTTGTGATGTCGCTGAGCTGGTTGGGGAAGAGCGTGAGGATCTTCCTGGAACTGCCCGATTGATCAGGGCGTGGTCGAAACTGAATGCGCATCAGCGAGATGCGGTGACCTCGATGATTGAGGCTTTCGAGTAG
- a CDS encoding mechanosensitive ion channel, protein MAWFIGKAVKWALAKVINRIPGAATATASDNPKHSIGASLGDVAFWLILLFGVVAALGVLNLGQVVTPLNSLLNQVASFVPSVLGAVLIFFIGFVVATLAKRVVEAALQAANADRWLEKSGLTKATGSTGVSSAIGTLVFVLILIPITIAALEQLGIESLTIPAVAVLSTVLAAIPHVLAAAIVLAVGWFIGRWVAQLIERVLPATGFDRSISSLTSLTASTSTPAAPNPATAPYAGDVTPATARALGGEVSNPMTPSGIVGKIAMVAIVAFTAVEAAKLLQFGTIAVTLQEILALAGHVIVGGIIITAGVLIGGVLANLINKGTGGADGFASTLVRWATIALATAMGLRFMGIADDIVLLAFGLILGAAAIAAALAFGLGGREAAGKVAQMWADKVTKTPLQ, encoded by the coding sequence GTGGCCTGGTTCATCGGCAAGGCGGTCAAGTGGGCCCTGGCCAAGGTAATCAACCGCATTCCCGGCGCCGCGACGGCTACGGCGAGCGACAATCCCAAACACTCCATCGGCGCCAGCCTCGGCGATGTGGCCTTCTGGCTGATCCTGCTCTTCGGCGTCGTCGCCGCCCTCGGCGTCCTCAATCTGGGCCAGGTCGTCACCCCTCTCAACTCGCTGCTGAATCAAGTCGCCTCGTTCGTTCCGAGCGTTCTCGGCGCGGTGCTCATCTTCTTCATCGGCTTCGTGGTCGCAACCTTGGCCAAGCGCGTCGTTGAGGCGGCGCTGCAAGCCGCCAATGCCGACCGCTGGCTTGAGAAGTCTGGATTGACTAAGGCGACCGGATCGACGGGCGTAAGCTCGGCGATCGGCACCCTCGTTTTCGTCCTAATCCTCATCCCGATCACCATTGCCGCCCTCGAGCAGTTGGGCATCGAATCCCTGACCATCCCGGCGGTCGCCGTTCTCTCGACCGTCCTCGCAGCCATTCCTCACGTGCTCGCCGCCGCGATCGTTCTGGCCGTCGGCTGGTTCATCGGCCGCTGGGTCGCTCAGCTGATCGAGCGCGTCCTCCCTGCGACCGGGTTCGACCGCAGCATCTCGAGTCTGACCTCGCTGACAGCTTCGACTTCAACACCCGCGGCGCCGAATCCGGCCACGGCTCCCTATGCCGGTGACGTCACTCCTGCGACTGCGCGGGCTCTTGGCGGCGAGGTGTCGAATCCGATGACCCCATCCGGCATCGTCGGCAAGATCGCCATGGTCGCCATTGTCGCCTTCACGGCGGTGGAGGCGGCCAAGCTGCTGCAGTTCGGCACAATCGCCGTCACCCTCCAGGAAATCTTGGCGCTTGCCGGCCATGTCATCGTCGGCGGGATCATCATCACCGCCGGCGTGCTGATCGGGGGCGTTCTGGCAAACCTGATTAACAAGGGCACGGGCGGCGCGGACGGGTTCGCCTCCACCTTGGTGCGCTGGGCGACGATCGCTCTGGCTACCGCCATGGGCCTGCGGTTCATGGGGATCGCAGACGACATCGTGCTTCTGGCGTTTGGCCTGATCCTGGGGGCCGCCGCTATCGCCGCGGCTCTTGCCTTCGGGCTTGGTGGACGGGAAGCTGCGGGCAAGGTGGCCCAGATGTGGGCGGACAAGGTCACCAAGACGCCACTCCAATAA
- a CDS encoding mechanosensitive ion channel family protein, with the protein MVDLDLFNTRVVDFDGLTLYLPDGKVFGEMIVNMSQSGHRRIELVFGVDYDDDLNTALRLLIECAQANQSVLNDPPPWAKVTSLGDKAVNVTLRCWASSDDYVDARFDLTKAIKETLEAHGLSFPYPHQVTINRPGLAKVSPDEERTPLEPALGA; encoded by the coding sequence ATGGTCGATCTCGACCTTTTCAACACGAGGGTCGTCGATTTCGACGGACTGACCCTCTACCTGCCCGACGGCAAGGTGTTCGGCGAGATGATCGTCAACATGAGCCAGTCCGGCCATCGACGCATCGAACTCGTCTTCGGCGTCGATTACGACGACGATCTGAACACGGCCTTGCGGCTCCTGATCGAGTGCGCCCAGGCAAATCAAAGCGTCCTGAACGATCCGCCGCCCTGGGCCAAGGTCACCAGTTTGGGGGACAAAGCCGTCAATGTGACCCTGCGCTGCTGGGCAAGCTCCGATGACTATGTCGATGCGCGGTTCGACCTGACCAAGGCGATCAAGGAGACCCTGGAGGCGCATGGGTTGAGCTTCCCCTATCCTCATCAGGTTACGATAAACAGGCCAGGCCTCGCGAAGGTCTCTCCCGACGAAGAGCGGACGCCATTGGAACCGGCGCTCGGGGCTTGA
- a CDS encoding ferritin-like domain-containing protein → MAEKTLDTLFHDTLKDIYYAERKILKSLPKMARAAQSPKLKAAFEKHKDQTEGQIERLQQVFEIIGKAPRGKTCDAIEGILAEGDEIMEEYKDTAALDAGLLAAAQAVEHYEITRYGTLKRWALVLGLEDAAALLDETLEEESQTDEDLTTIADAAVNAEAMQRKGA, encoded by the coding sequence ATGGCCGAGAAAACCCTCGACACCCTGTTCCACGACACGCTTAAGGACATTTATTATGCCGAAAGGAAGATCCTGAAGTCTCTGCCGAAGATGGCCCGGGCCGCGCAGTCCCCCAAGCTAAAGGCCGCCTTCGAAAAGCACAAGGATCAAACCGAAGGCCAGATCGAACGCCTGCAGCAGGTGTTCGAGATCATCGGCAAGGCTCCCCGCGGCAAGACCTGCGACGCAATCGAAGGCATCCTTGCCGAGGGGGACGAGATCATGGAGGAGTACAAGGACACAGCTGCGCTCGACGCAGGCCTGCTGGCCGCGGCCCAGGCCGTGGAACACTATGAAATCACGCGCTACGGCACGCTTAAGCGCTGGGCGCTGGTGCTGGGTCTCGAGGACGCCGCTGCCCTGCTAGACGAGACGCTCGAGGAGGAGTCCCAGACCGACGAAGACCTCACCACGATCGCTGATGCTGCAGTCAACGCCGAAGCGATGCAACGCAAAGGCGCGTAG
- a CDS encoding IS3 family transposase (programmed frameshift), translating to MKRSRFTEEQIIGILREQEAGVPVADLCRKHGLSSPTFYKWKAKYGGMDVSEARRLKALEDENAKLKRMLADSMLDNVALKDLLGKKVVTPAAHREAAAHLQSAYEMSERRACRVLGIDRTSVRYQATRPDDGTLRDRLKALAQERRRFGYRRLHVMLRREGHAVNKKRVQRIYREEKLTVRRRGGRKRAMGTRRPLEIPLVANQRWSLDFVSDQMTDGRRFRILTVIDNCTRECLGLVADTSLSGRRVARELDAIILRRGRPETIISDNGTEYTSNAILAWADGTGVGWHYIAPGKPQQNGFNESFNGRLRDELLNETLFRSLPHARAVLETWRRDYNETRPHSKLGWLTPQAYADALNGQIGRSAALVEGCADRPLANPTNPSSDQQRTLVMAG from the exons ATGAAGCGATCACGGTTCACGGAAGAGCAGATCATCGGAATCTTGCGCGAGCAGGAGGCCGGTGTCCCGGTGGCGGACCTGTGCAGGAAGCACGGGCTGAGCTCGCCGACCTTCTACAAGTGGAAGGCCAAGTATGGCGGCATGGACGTGTCGGAGGCCCGTCGTCTGAAAGCGCTGGAAGACGAGAACGCCAAGCTGAAACGGATGCTGGCGGACTCGATGCTGGACAACGTCGCGCTGAAGGATCTGCTGGGAAAAA AAGTGGTGACGCCCGCTGCGCATCGAGAGGCGGCGGCGCACCTGCAGTCGGCCTACGAGATGAGCGAACGGCGGGCCTGCCGGGTGCTGGGCATTGATCGGACGAGCGTGCGCTATCAGGCGACACGACCGGACGATGGCACCCTGCGCGATCGGCTGAAGGCCCTGGCCCAGGAGCGTCGGCGGTTCGGCTATCGTCGTCTGCACGTGATGCTCCGGCGCGAGGGCCATGCGGTCAACAAGAAGCGGGTCCAGCGGATCTACCGCGAGGAAAAGCTGACGGTGCGTCGGCGCGGCGGGCGCAAACGCGCGATGGGCACAAGGCGGCCGCTGGAGATTCCTCTGGTCGCGAACCAGCGCTGGTCGCTGGACTTCGTGTCCGATCAGATGACCGACGGGCGGCGCTTCCGCATCCTGACGGTGATCGACAACTGCACACGTGAGTGCCTCGGACTCGTCGCCGACACCTCGCTGTCGGGCCGGCGGGTGGCGCGCGAACTGGACGCCATCATCCTGCGACGCGGGCGCCCCGAGACGATCATCAGCGACAACGGCACGGAATATACGTCCAACGCCATCCTGGCCTGGGCCGACGGCACCGGCGTGGGCTGGCATTACATCGCGCCGGGCAAGCCCCAGCAGAACGGCTTCAACGAGAGCTTCAATGGCCGCCTGCGCGACGAACTGCTGAACGAGACGCTGTTCCGGTCCCTGCCGCACGCCCGTGCCGTGCTCGAAACCTGGCGGCGCGACTACAACGAAACCCGGCCGCACTCGAAGCTGGGATGGCTGACGCCGCAGGCTTACGCAGATGCGCTCAACGGACAGATCGGCCGGTCCGCTGCGCTGGTTGAAGGCTGCGCTGACCGGCCTCTTGCCAACCCCACCAACCCCAGTTCAGATCAGCAAAGGACTCTCGTTATGGCTGGATGA
- a CDS encoding energy transducer TonB, whose protein sequence is MTRLPPAALLAAIPLSACIPQSPEQVCASPQVHQDVISVLIANLGDYRLLLGDGVDAAIARRSDIAEIIADEIQFADIAVEGRDPQTKRVSCSTTVSPASGDGQSYRLEFTRQKEAGGREYLYTTSISDGPGSRQTTSSVPDVWFFELVAKATKRLRQAGATTDAAQPTDEQARTSDPYSSDQTLFERGGLKLVSNNEENDVFCIGCEGSRSRRALRLGLVHFTQAWGDFVLLTQNTGNAAGGGTTYAVNLKTMKINDLQTNSGAGPTFEFQRSDGGVIIEVSQSGRKRRLILVPATASPQRPETDPAPSERSSPRSEDAIPSLNHDVSRPSASQPPTITPASWISQPQPKMPQRAIEADVTGAALLQCTVTTNGRLADCEVLWESPPRYGLGPAAVAGALSSGRLRPAMSGNDPVPSTIRFHVTFEAQ, encoded by the coding sequence ATGACCCGGCTTCCGCCGGCAGCCCTATTGGCTGCTATTCCCCTTTCGGCCTGCATCCCGCAATCGCCGGAGCAGGTCTGCGCATCGCCCCAAGTTCACCAGGACGTCATTTCTGTCCTGATCGCCAATCTTGGTGACTATCGTCTTCTTCTTGGAGATGGCGTCGACGCCGCTATCGCCCGGCGCTCTGACATCGCAGAGATCATCGCAGACGAGATCCAGTTCGCAGATATTGCCGTCGAAGGGCGAGATCCTCAGACCAAACGTGTCAGCTGTTCAACCACTGTCTCCCCTGCTTCAGGCGATGGTCAGAGCTATCGGTTGGAATTCACGCGCCAGAAGGAAGCTGGAGGCCGCGAGTATCTCTATACCACATCGATTTCGGATGGACCTGGTAGCCGGCAGACAACGTCCTCTGTTCCAGACGTTTGGTTCTTCGAGCTGGTCGCCAAAGCGACAAAGCGTCTTAGACAAGCCGGGGCTACGACGGATGCGGCGCAGCCCACCGATGAGCAGGCCAGGACATCCGATCCCTACTCCAGCGACCAAACGCTCTTCGAGCGCGGAGGTTTGAAGTTGGTCAGCAACAATGAGGAGAACGACGTCTTCTGCATTGGATGCGAAGGGTCGCGAAGCCGTCGCGCTCTGCGGTTGGGGCTCGTTCATTTCACGCAGGCCTGGGGCGACTTTGTGTTGTTGACCCAAAATACGGGCAACGCCGCAGGCGGCGGGACGACCTATGCGGTCAATCTCAAGACCATGAAGATAAATGATCTCCAGACAAACTCAGGCGCCGGCCCTACGTTTGAATTCCAGAGGTCTGACGGGGGAGTGATAATCGAGGTTTCCCAAAGCGGTAGAAAGCGAAGGCTTATCCTGGTCCCGGCTACGGCTAGCCCTCAAAGGCCCGAGACAGACCCCGCCCCATCTGAGAGATCCTCACCTCGCTCTGAAGACGCAATCCCTTCGCTAAATCACGACGTCTCAAGACCGAGCGCGTCGCAGCCCCCAACCATCACGCCTGCGTCATGGATATCCCAGCCACAACCTAAAATGCCTCAACGCGCGATAGAAGCAGACGTAACTGGCGCGGCGCTACTGCAGTGCACAGTTACAACCAACGGTCGTCTGGCCGATTGCGAGGTGCTGTGGGAAAGCCCACCGCGATATGGATTAGGTCCCGCAGCCGTTGCAGGAGCGTTATCATCCGGGAGACTGCGACCCGCCATGTCGGGCAATGACCCCGTGCCTTCAACCATCCGTTTCCATGTGACGTTTGAGGCTCAGTGA
- a CDS encoding helix-turn-helix domain-containing protein encodes MNVAFSEPHRELVRRLVEARIAAGLSQRQLAERLGVDHSWIGKFESERVRLNVIQFLKLADALNIDAGRLLVGLGELSKIPMVATRVGEPKIAE; translated from the coding sequence ATGAACGTCGCTTTTTCCGAGCCTCACCGAGAGCTCGTCAGGCGGCTTGTGGAGGCCAGAATTGCTGCCGGTTTAAGCCAGCGCCAGTTGGCCGAGCGGCTTGGCGTCGATCACTCCTGGATCGGAAAATTTGAATCCGAACGGGTCCGTCTCAACGTTATTCAGTTTCTGAAGTTGGCTGACGCCCTAAACATTGACGCGGGCCGGCTGCTTGTAGGTCTTGGTGAGCTTTCCAAGATCCCAATGGTCGCGACGCGTGTCGGTGAACCAAAAATCGCCGAATAG
- a CDS encoding DUF3768 domain-containing protein yields the protein MTDEKTARIRALNDQLRASGQGGLVLVTRGLLEFGFPFVAQVRAAIARETNFPAGNDPYNEHDFGGVDIEGNRVLWKIDYYDLDRRYASDDPSDPNITQRVMTIMLADEY from the coding sequence ATGACAGACGAAAAGACTGCGCGCATTCGCGCGCTGAACGATCAACTGCGCGCGTCCGGCCAGGGCGGGCTGGTTCTTGTAACGCGAGGACTGTTGGAATTCGGTTTTCCCTTCGTCGCTCAGGTTCGCGCTGCGATCGCGCGAGAAACCAACTTTCCCGCTGGTAACGACCCTTATAACGAGCACGATTTCGGCGGCGTCGATATCGAGGGCAACCGTGTCCTCTGGAAAATCGATTATTACGATCTGGATCGTCGATATGCCTCTGACGATCCGTCAGATCCAAACATCACCCAGCGCGTCATGACCATTATGCTGGCTGATGAGTACTAA
- a CDS encoding tyrosine-type recombinase/integrase — translation MAGRQAKILTSGELRRLLAHTRRSPTPERDRVIVLLSVRAGLRACEIAGLDWSMVTDARGRVSNIIELRDAIAKKGSGRRIPIHPELSQALVKLAPKALRIGPVVRSLRGGGMRANSIVNWFSCAFHAIGADGCSSHSGRRTFVTAAAKAAHRAGASLRDVQLLAGHQSIETTQRYIDGDSRAQHRLVHTL, via the coding sequence ATGGCCGGCAGACAAGCAAAGATCCTCACCAGCGGCGAGCTTCGGCGACTGCTCGCACACACTCGGCGCTCCCCGACCCCCGAGCGAGATCGCGTCATCGTGCTACTCTCGGTCCGCGCCGGGTTGAGAGCCTGCGAGATCGCGGGGTTGGACTGGTCCATGGTCACGGACGCTAGAGGTCGAGTGTCGAACATCATCGAGCTTAGAGACGCGATCGCTAAGAAGGGATCCGGCCGTCGCATTCCCATCCATCCAGAACTCAGTCAGGCCCTGGTCAAGCTGGCCCCAAAAGCACTACGCATAGGGCCGGTCGTGCGCTCGCTAAGAGGCGGAGGCATGCGCGCAAACAGTATCGTCAACTGGTTCAGCTGCGCATTTCACGCCATTGGCGCGGACGGCTGTTCGTCGCACTCTGGACGGCGCACGTTCGTAACCGCCGCAGCAAAAGCAGCGCACCGCGCCGGCGCAAGCCTCAGGGATGTCCAACTTTTAGCCGGGCATCAGTCGATCGAGACGACGCAACGCTACATCGATGGCGATAGTCGCGCGCAACATCGATTGGTGCACACGCTGTGA
- a CDS encoding tyrosine-type recombinase/integrase: MRIKLKGLNVVRKTRADGTKVIYYYAWKGGPRIEGELGSAEFMENYNAALADRRRKPSDTLVALLDAYESSSDFRSLAERTRTDYKKHLRAIASEFGDFPIAALSDKRVRGDFLSWRDRLALSSRRTADYRFTVFARALSWSVDRGLAPFNPLERQGRVYRATRRDNVWTDHDEATFLAQAPRHLQLALLLALWTGQRQGDLLRLSWSDYDGDVIRLKQRKTRARVAIPVGAPLRAALETLAIHTGDSETILTTEAGRAWTESGFRASWRKACAKAGIADVTFHDLRGTAVTRLAMAGCNEAEIATITGHSLRDVGAILDGHYLKRDHSLAVSAIKKLEAKAGFPTFFPTKAERT; encoded by the coding sequence GTGCGCATTAAGCTGAAAGGGCTCAACGTCGTGCGAAAGACGCGCGCCGACGGAACGAAGGTCATCTACTACTACGCTTGGAAGGGCGGTCCGCGCATCGAGGGCGAGCTGGGCTCTGCCGAGTTCATGGAAAACTACAACGCGGCCCTCGCCGACCGTAGGCGCAAGCCGTCCGATACCCTCGTCGCCCTACTGGACGCCTATGAGTCGTCATCGGACTTCCGCAGTCTCGCCGAACGTACGCGCACAGATTACAAAAAGCATCTTCGAGCGATCGCCAGCGAGTTCGGCGACTTCCCTATCGCCGCGCTGAGCGACAAGCGCGTGCGGGGCGACTTCTTATCCTGGCGCGACCGCTTAGCGTTGAGCTCGCGACGTACAGCTGACTACCGGTTCACCGTCTTCGCGCGCGCTCTGTCTTGGTCCGTTGACCGGGGGCTCGCCCCTTTCAATCCATTGGAGCGACAAGGGCGCGTCTATCGTGCGACGCGACGGGATAATGTCTGGACCGACCATGATGAAGCGACCTTCCTGGCGCAGGCCCCTCGCCATCTCCAACTAGCGTTGCTTCTCGCGTTATGGACCGGGCAACGGCAGGGGGATCTGCTGCGGCTGAGCTGGAGCGACTATGATGGCGACGTCATTCGGCTCAAGCAGCGCAAAACAAGAGCGCGAGTGGCGATCCCTGTCGGCGCCCCTCTGAGGGCGGCCCTCGAGACGCTCGCCATCCATACGGGCGACAGCGAGACGATTTTGACCACTGAAGCGGGACGGGCTTGGACCGAATCTGGTTTCCGCGCTTCGTGGAGAAAGGCCTGCGCCAAAGCTGGCATCGCCGACGTCACGTTCCACGATCTGCGCGGAACGGCGGTCACCCGTTTAGCTATGGCGGGTTGCAACGAAGCTGAGATCGCTACGATCACGGGCCATAGCCTGCGAGACGTCGGTGCGATCCTCGATGGCCACTATCTCAAGCGCGATCATTCGCTCGCTGTGTCTGCGATCAAGAAGCTCGAAGCGAAAGCGGGCTTTCCAACTTTTTTCCCAACTAAGGCTGAGCGCACATAG
- a CDS encoding amino acid permease yields MAFWNRRRSIDAMMAPHDGPRLKPTLSWPHLLALGVGAIVGTGILTLIGVGAGLAGPAVLISFGLAGLVCACAALAYAELSTMMPTAGSAYTYSYAVLGELIAWIVGWSLILEYSLVVSAVAVGWSGYAVGFLSGLGIDLPTALVAGPHAGGIINLPAVAIIGVVTGLLLLGTKESATLNAVLVLIKIAALVVFVAIALPAFKPEHFTPFMPNGFGAPFVQTGVMAAAAIIFFAFYGFDAISTAAEETKKPERDLAIGIVGSMLICTALYLVVAAAAIGARPVATFASSPEPLALILRQMGQGTAAQWIAAAAVIALPTVLLAFLFGQSRIFLGMARDGLLPRRLAKVSSRGVPAVVTVFTAIVVAILAGLLPLDELASLANAGTLAAFCSVGVCLIVLRIREPGRKRVFKAPLWPVVGAVSVIGCLVFFLSLKPVTQIGFVVWNVVGVAIYLLWSSRNSRLAKGEETAA; encoded by the coding sequence ATGGCCTTCTGGAACCGACGTCGATCGATCGACGCCATGATGGCGCCGCACGACGGCCCACGGCTGAAGCCGACGTTGAGCTGGCCGCACCTGCTGGCCCTGGGCGTTGGGGCCATCGTCGGCACCGGCATCCTGACGCTGATCGGGGTGGGGGCGGGCCTGGCGGGCCCGGCGGTGTTGATCAGCTTCGGCCTTGCGGGACTGGTCTGCGCCTGCGCGGCCCTGGCCTATGCCGAACTGTCGACCATGATGCCGACGGCGGGCAGCGCCTACACCTATTCCTATGCGGTGCTGGGTGAGTTGATCGCCTGGATCGTGGGGTGGAGCCTGATCCTGGAATATTCACTCGTCGTCAGCGCCGTGGCGGTGGGCTGGTCCGGCTATGCGGTGGGCTTCCTGAGCGGGCTGGGGATCGATTTGCCGACGGCGCTGGTCGCCGGGCCGCATGCGGGGGGCATCATCAACCTACCGGCCGTGGCCATCATCGGGGTGGTGACGGGCCTGCTTCTGCTGGGCACCAAGGAGAGCGCGACGCTGAACGCGGTGCTGGTCCTGATCAAGATCGCGGCCTTGGTGGTGTTCGTCGCCATCGCCCTGCCGGCGTTCAAGCCCGAGCATTTCACGCCCTTCATGCCCAACGGCTTCGGCGCGCCCTTCGTCCAAACCGGGGTAATGGCGGCGGCGGCGATCATCTTCTTCGCCTTCTACGGCTTTGACGCCATCTCGACGGCGGCGGAAGAGACCAAGAAGCCTGAGCGTGACCTGGCCATCGGCATCGTCGGCTCCATGCTCATCTGCACGGCGCTATATCTGGTCGTCGCGGCCGCAGCCATCGGCGCGCGGCCGGTCGCGACCTTCGCCAGCAGCCCCGAGCCGCTGGCCCTGATTCTGCGTCAGATGGGGCAGGGGACGGCGGCCCAGTGGATCGCCGCTGCGGCGGTGATCGCGCTTCCGACCGTCCTGCTGGCCTTCCTGTTCGGGCAAAGCCGCATCTTCCTGGGCATGGCGCGCGATGGCTTGCTGCCGCGTCGCCTGGCCAAGGTATCGAGCCGGGGCGTGCCGGCGGTGGTGACTGTGTTCACCGCCATCGTCGTGGCGATTCTGGCGGGGTTGTTGCCGCTGGACGAACTGGCGTCGCTGGCCAACGCCGGGACGCTGGCGGCCTTCTGCTCGGTCGGGGTTTGCCTGATCGTGCTGCGCATCCGCGAGCCGGGTCGCAAGCGGGTGTTCAAGGCGCCGCTGTGGCCGGTCGTTGGAGCGGTCAGCGTGATCGGCTGCCTGGTCTTCTTCCTGAGCCTGAAGCCGGTGACGCAGATCGGCTTCGTGGTCTGGAACGTGGTCGGCGTGGCGATCTATCTGCTGTGGTCCTCGCGGAACTCCCGCCTTGCCAAGGGTGAGGAGACGGCGGCCTGA
- a CDS encoding Hpt domain-containing protein, translated as MALRDLTGAVDFAVLNGMTGGDDAINEEVLGLFVNQAGLWSAMLDPKVEGWRDGVHTIRGAAAGIGARDLAAICAEAEAVDQKLAAPAVERVRDALATALADVAAYRHEIMLRSLKT; from the coding sequence ATGGCGTTGCGTGATCTGACGGGCGCCGTCGATTTCGCCGTGCTGAACGGCATGACGGGCGGGGACGACGCCATCAATGAGGAGGTGTTGGGCCTGTTCGTCAATCAGGCCGGCCTGTGGTCCGCCATGCTGGATCCCAAGGTCGAGGGCTGGCGCGACGGGGTCCATACGATCCGAGGCGCGGCAGCGGGCATCGGCGCGCGAGACCTGGCGGCGATCTGCGCCGAGGCGGAAGCGGTGGATCAGAAGCTGGCCGCGCCGGCGGTTGAGCGGGTGCGCGATGCGCTGGCGACGGCCTTGGCTGATGTCGCGGCCTATCGGCACGAAATCATGCTGAGAAGTCTCAAGACCTAG
- a CDS encoding chorismate mutase, protein MSKPALVAVDARVDPSECQSMAEVRQGVDALDRALVALLAERQRYMDAAARIKPDRDAVFDQARIDDVVAKVLVSAEAHDLSPDIAEPVWRLLIDRCIAHEFATYDRTRS, encoded by the coding sequence ATGTCAAAGCCTGCCCTAGTCGCCGTCGACGCGCGCGTCGATCCGTCCGAATGCCAGTCCATGGCCGAGGTCCGCCAGGGCGTTGACGCCCTGGACCGCGCCCTGGTCGCCCTGCTGGCCGAGCGTCAGCGCTACATGGACGCCGCCGCCCGCATCAAGCCCGACCGCGACGCCGTCTTCGACCAGGCCCGGATCGACGACGTGGTCGCCAAGGTTCTGGTCTCGGCCGAGGCCCACGATCTGTCACCCGACATCGCCGAACCCGTCTGGCGCCTGCTCATCGACCGCTGCATCGCCCACGAGTTCGCGACCTACGACCGCACGCGCAGCTGA
- a CDS encoding ferredoxin--NADP reductase encodes MTDAALSPAPVKASPFNELEVLWVRHWTDSLFSFGVKRPEDFRFRSGEFVMIGLPGEDGGKPVLRAYSIASPCWAEELEFFSIKVADGPLTSRLQKTQPGDTVLMGKKPTGTLVLDALTGGERLFLIGTGTGLAPWLSVARDPETYSRFGHVYVIHTVRSVADLAYRDFFTREIHDDPLIGDEAKAQLTYYPTVTREAFETPGRITDRIKSGDFFRDLGLPEGFDPARDRAMLCGSMAMIKEAGELLETYGLKEGSNAEPADYVLERAFVG; translated from the coding sequence ATGACAGACGCCGCCCTCTCCCCCGCCCCCGTGAAAGCCAGTCCGTTTAACGAGCTTGAGGTTCTGTGGGTGCGCCACTGGACCGACAGTCTGTTCAGCTTCGGCGTCAAACGACCCGAGGATTTCCGCTTCCGCTCGGGCGAATTCGTGATGATCGGCTTGCCGGGCGAGGATGGCGGTAAGCCTGTCCTGCGCGCCTATTCCATCGCCAGCCCGTGCTGGGCCGAGGAACTGGAGTTCTTTTCCATCAAGGTCGCCGACGGCCCGCTGACCTCGCGCTTGCAGAAAACCCAGCCCGGCGACACCGTTCTGATGGGCAAGAAACCGACCGGCACCCTGGTTCTGGACGCCCTGACTGGCGGCGAACGCCTGTTTCTGATCGGCACCGGCACGGGTCTGGCGCCTTGGCTCAGCGTCGCGCGCGATCCAGAGACCTATTCCCGCTTCGGCCATGTCTATGTGATCCACACGGTTCGCAGCGTCGCCGACCTGGCCTATCGCGACTTCTTCACGCGGGAAATTCACGACGACCCCCTGATCGGCGACGAGGCCAAGGCCCAGCTGACCTACTATCCGACGGTCACCCGCGAAGCGTTCGAGACGCCGGGCCGGATTACCGACCGCATCAAGTCCGGCGACTTCTTCCGGGACCTGGGCCTGCCCGAAGGGTTCGACCCCGCCCGCGACCGCGCCATGTTGTGCGGCTCCATGGCCATGATCAAGGAAGCCGGCGAACTGCTGGAGACCTATGGCCTGAAGGAAGGCTCCAACGCCGAACCGGCGGACTACGTGCTGGAGCGGGCCTTCGTTGGTTGA